A single window of Pontibacillus chungwhensis DNA harbors:
- a CDS encoding putative polysaccharide biosynthesis protein — MAIHTKQQRLLRGALLLTLAGLVGKVLSAGYRIPLQNIAGDVGFYIYQQVYPILGMASMISIYGFPMAISSLVAKARAEKRSLSLSRFYVPVFGVMVTISIVLFCLIYFGSPVIASVMGDSNLREPLEVTSTVFLLLPFTSIGRGAFQGIDDMTPTAVSQMTEQVVRVSVIILATLYFVGEGYNYYYVGSGAAFGSIAGGLGACFVLSLFIVKRRSSLLFHSSNAFSMMEIARTMVLTGLFLCVNYMMLLLMQFADAFTMVSPLKEYGLSLEGAQKMKGIFDRGYPLLQLGTVLASSLALAIVPSVTKKRLENKAKDVEENVGQAMKLSLLISVAASVGLFMLLPEVNVLLFTSNEGTTALRILAIVIVFASLTLTLSSLLQGFGIVFLPALTVGGGIVVKGVLNSLLIPFYSITGAAIATLLSVLIILLSNIVIFRKRVPVSLKASIPWRATIISLGIMVMVVFLTGEAYKGLVEMNDRQDYIGYCLLTIGAGGVSYMISLLKTGAFTEDEVKEFPMSSKIKRLTKRRSS, encoded by the coding sequence ATGGCAATACATACGAAACAACAACGCCTGTTGAGAGGGGCTTTGCTACTTACGTTAGCTGGTTTAGTCGGGAAGGTATTAAGCGCAGGTTATCGAATCCCCCTTCAAAATATTGCAGGTGATGTAGGCTTTTATATTTACCAGCAGGTTTATCCGATATTAGGGATGGCCTCTATGATTTCGATATATGGGTTTCCTATGGCCATTTCGTCTCTTGTGGCCAAAGCAAGAGCAGAGAAAAGATCGTTATCGCTTTCCCGCTTTTACGTACCTGTCTTTGGAGTGATGGTTACCATTAGCATCGTGTTGTTTTGCTTGATTTACTTCGGATCTCCTGTCATTGCCTCTGTAATGGGGGATTCGAATTTACGCGAGCCCCTTGAGGTAACTTCGACGGTATTTTTACTCCTTCCTTTTACCTCAATTGGAAGAGGGGCCTTTCAGGGGATAGATGATATGACGCCCACAGCGGTTTCTCAGATGACGGAGCAGGTGGTAAGAGTTAGCGTCATTATATTGGCCACCTTATACTTTGTAGGGGAAGGCTATAACTATTATTATGTAGGTTCAGGTGCGGCATTCGGTTCGATTGCAGGAGGGCTTGGAGCTTGTTTTGTGCTTTCTCTTTTTATCGTGAAACGTCGGTCGTCTCTTCTGTTTCATTCCTCGAATGCTTTTTCCATGATGGAGATTGCGAGGACTATGGTTCTCACAGGATTATTTTTATGTGTAAATTACATGATGCTCTTACTTATGCAGTTTGCGGATGCCTTTACAATGGTTTCTCCTTTAAAGGAATATGGCCTATCGTTAGAAGGAGCTCAGAAAATGAAGGGGATATTCGATCGTGGCTATCCCCTCCTTCAATTAGGGACTGTTCTTGCCTCTTCTTTGGCTCTTGCTATAGTTCCGTCTGTGACCAAGAAGCGACTCGAGAATAAAGCGAAGGATGTAGAGGAGAATGTGGGGCAAGCCATGAAGCTTTCATTGCTGATTTCAGTGGCTGCTTCTGTTGGACTCTTTATGTTGTTACCTGAAGTGAACGTTCTTCTCTTTACTAGTAATGAGGGAACCACTGCGCTAAGGATATTGGCCATTGTGATTGTCTTCGCTTCTCTTACGTTGACTCTGTCTTCTTTACTCCAAGGGTTTGGTATAGTATTTTTGCCAGCTTTGACCGTAGGGGGTGGCATTGTGGTAAAGGGAGTCTTAAACAGCCTCCTTATTCCATTCTACAGCATCACAGGAGCTGCCATCGCTACTCTGTTGAGTGTTCTTATCATCCTTCTTAGCAATATAGTGATATTCAGAAAACGAGTCCCTGTGTCCTTGAAAGCAAGTATTCCTTGGAGAGCTACGATCATCTCTTTAGGTATAATGGTTATGGTTGTATTCCTCACTGGTGAAGCTTATAAAGGTCTTGTAGAAATGAACGATCGTCAGGATTATATAGGATACTGCCTTCTCACAATTGGAGCCGGAGGCGTGAGTTATATGATTTCATTACTTAAGACTGGTGCTTTTACGGAAGATGAAGTGAAGGAATTTCCTATGTCTTCAAAAATAAAAAGATTAACGAAAAGGAGGTCATCTTAA
- the mazG gene encoding nucleoside triphosphate pyrophosphohydrolase — translation MTHHIDIVGLGAADLNQLPLGVYRFLLKSEGARYARTLDHPVIQELEAEGITFQSFDHIYEEQQQFGEVYERIAKEILSKAQQQDVVYVVPGHPMLAEKTVQLLLEAERNHTVSVSIKGGQSYLDDLFTSLKIDPIEGFQFIDATGFSRNSIEHRQHTVFCQVYDNMIASDVKVALLEDLSPEFPVYIVDAAGSEHERIIEVPLVELDRNVELSNLTSVYVPPVKEEQLPHKFFRVREVIAALRAPGGCPWDRKQTHESLRPYLIEESYELIQAIDDQDDEGIVEELGDVLLQVLLHSQIGEDEGFFTVDDVILSLTEKMIRRHPHVFGDRQADDVEQVMKNWDEIKKDEKGEERPSVLDGIVEALPGLMRAQELQKKAKKVGFDWDDPQPMWDKVLEEMDEFKESLHSEGFSAQELEYGDVLFAFVNLARYYKINPELAIQRTNDKFERRFKEMESVITSENQQMETMTLEQLDRYWIQAKNREKGEQ, via the coding sequence ATGACACATCATATTGATATAGTCGGTTTAGGGGCGGCAGATCTAAACCAGTTGCCCTTAGGTGTCTATCGTTTCTTGTTAAAGAGTGAAGGGGCTCGCTATGCCCGTACGCTAGATCATCCTGTTATTCAAGAACTAGAAGCGGAAGGGATCACATTTCAATCATTTGATCACATTTATGAGGAACAACAACAATTTGGTGAAGTGTATGAAAGAATAGCGAAAGAGATCCTATCTAAAGCGCAACAACAAGACGTTGTGTATGTGGTGCCAGGCCACCCTATGCTTGCAGAGAAAACAGTCCAGCTCTTGTTAGAAGCGGAAAGGAATCATACAGTCTCTGTTTCAATTAAAGGGGGACAGAGTTATTTAGATGATCTTTTCACAAGTTTAAAAATTGATCCAATAGAAGGATTTCAGTTTATCGATGCTACAGGCTTTTCTCGTAATAGCATAGAGCACAGACAACATACAGTATTCTGTCAGGTATACGACAACATGATTGCATCAGATGTAAAGGTTGCCTTATTAGAGGATTTGTCGCCTGAGTTCCCGGTTTATATCGTAGATGCAGCCGGAAGTGAGCATGAACGTATAATAGAAGTACCTTTAGTTGAGCTTGATCGCAACGTTGAACTGAGTAATCTCACAAGTGTATATGTCCCACCTGTGAAAGAAGAGCAGCTTCCTCATAAATTCTTTCGTGTTCGTGAAGTTATCGCTGCATTACGTGCGCCGGGCGGTTGTCCGTGGGATCGTAAACAAACCCATGAGAGTTTGCGCCCCTATTTAATTGAGGAATCTTATGAGTTAATACAAGCTATTGATGATCAAGATGATGAGGGGATTGTGGAAGAACTCGGGGACGTGCTTCTACAAGTGCTATTACATAGTCAGATTGGTGAAGATGAAGGATTTTTCACAGTGGATGACGTAATTCTATCATTAACGGAGAAAATGATTCGCCGTCATCCTCATGTATTCGGAGACCGCCAAGCTGATGATGTAGAACAAGTCATGAAGAATTGGGATGAAATTAAAAAGGATGAAAAAGGGGAAGAGCGTCCATCTGTGTTAGATGGAATAGTAGAAGCCTTGCCTGGCTTAATGAGAGCTCAAGAACTGCAGAAGAAGGCGAAGAAAGTAGGATTTGACTGGGATGATCCGCAGCCAATGTGGGATAAGGTGTTAGAAGAAATGGATGAGTTTAAAGAGAGCTTGCATTCTGAAGGATTTTCCGCTCAAGAACTAGAATATGGAGACGTGTTGTTTGCGTTTGTGAATCTTGCTCGTTACTATAAAATAAATCCAGAACTCGCAATTCAACGAACAAATGACAAATTCGAAAGACGTTTCAAAGAGATGGAATCCGTAATCACATCTGAGAATCAGCAAATGGAAACGATGACGTTAGAGCAATTAGATCGATATTG
- the spoVT gene encoding stage V sporulation protein T: MKATGIVRRIDDLGRVVIPKEIRRTLRIREGDPLEIFVDREGEVILKKYSPISELGDFAKEYADALFDSLGHPVLICDRDEFIAVSGGSRKEYLNKSIGQKVEQAIQDRVVLTESNESTIEIADGIDETISSYVIGPIISGGDPIGCVMILSKEGEALTNVEQKAVETAASFLAKQME; this comes from the coding sequence ATGAAAGCAACTGGTATCGTAAGACGTATTGATGATTTAGGTCGGGTTGTTATCCCGAAAGAAATTCGAAGAACCCTTCGTATTCGAGAAGGGGATCCTCTAGAAATCTTTGTAGACCGAGAAGGTGAAGTTATATTAAAGAAATATTCACCGATTAGTGAACTAGGAGATTTCGCAAAGGAATATGCAGATGCACTATTTGACTCACTTGGTCATCCTGTCCTTATTTGTGATCGTGACGAATTCATAGCTGTTTCAGGTGGGTCGAGAAAAGAATACTTGAATAAAAGTATTGGCCAAAAAGTCGAACAAGCTATTCAGGATCGTGTGGTCTTAACAGAATCCAATGAGTCCACAATTGAAATTGCAGATGGCATTGACGAAACCATTTCTTCGTATGTTATTGGACCGATTATCTCAGGTGGAGATCCAATTGGTTGTGTGATGATCCTGTCGAAAGAAGGCGAAGCGTTAACGAACGTTGAGCAAAAAGCGGTCGAAACAGCAGCGAGCTTCTTAGCTAAACAAATGGAATAG